The genomic DNA AAAATGGTAAATGCGGATACACCAGCGGTTCCAGCCATATGTTCAAACGTCACATTATGCGAAATCGTAAAGACTGAAATCCCAATTTCTGCAAGAAAACTAGGAAATCCAATAATGATAATTAAGAGGAACAACTTCCGATTGAATGCGAAACGGGCGAAACGTAAGTTACTTTTCTTACGGAAGAAATGTGTACTCAATATAACAAGCCCGACAAATGCGCCAATAATCGTTGCAACTGCGGCCCCAGTCACGCCTAAATCAAGAACAAACAAGAACACATAATTCAAACCGATATTCACAACGGCGGACATGACCAATGCAATCATGGACAAATTAGGTCCGCCATCATTTCGAACTAATATGCTCAGTGTGTTTTCAATCGTAAAAATAAATCCGAACAATAGTAACACATTCATATACTCCATCACATATGGGAATGTTTCCGCATTGGCACCTAATAAATAGGCCAGTTGCGTCTTAAAGAAATAGGCTGCAATCCCAATAACCACTGTGAAAATAGCTATAGAGATAATCGCATGTGAAAAGATGACACGCGCTTCATCTGGACGTTTTGCGCCCATGGCTGCTGAATAACGAGTCGCTGCTCCGACCCCAATCCAGAGCGACATCGCTACAAACAATGTGTAAACAGGCGCTGCAATCCCGACTCCAGCAAGGGCGGTAGGACCTAATCGGTTCCCAACCATAATGCCATCTGCCACGATATTAATCGCCATCAACAGCATACCTACCATTGAGGGTATCAAATACCTGACAAAAGATTTACCGACGGATTCTGTATCCAATCGATTTAACGTATGTTCTTTTTGCATACTTATTCCTCTTTCTTCGTTTTCAGAAAACATGAAAACTATTTTAGTTTTTTTAGTTTTAATCAATCAAAAAAATAGACTGGCAGTTGAAGTGCCAGCATACCCTCTTTACTTTTCTTGTATCATGCCCGTTAATAAGACATCTACAATTGACTCCAGTGCTTCTGTTACAGAAATACTATTTTGTAAAAAGAATTGGCGATCAAGCGTTGCATTCGCGGCGTCGATCACTAATTTCATTAACATCTCGATATTCATCGGCTTAATGACGTGTGTACGCATGCCT from Sporosarcina sp. FSL K6-1522 includes the following:
- a CDS encoding MATE family efflux transporter; the protein is MQKEHTLNRLDTESVGKSFVRYLIPSMVGMLLMAINIVADGIMVGNRLGPTALAGVGIAAPVYTLFVAMSLWIGVGAATRYSAAMGAKRPDEARVIFSHAIISIAIFTVVIGIAAYFFKTQLAYLLGANAETFPYVMEYMNVLLLFGFIFTIENTLSILVRNDGGPNLSMIALVMSAVVNIGLNYVFLFVLDLGVTGAAVATIIGAFVGLVILSTHFFRKKSNLRFARFAFNRKLFLLIIIIGFPSFLAEIGISVFTISHNVTFEHMAGTAGVSAFTILNYVHSVMLLLFLGMGSAIQPLISYYSGAKDEAKMKKTVRLAIGTALAAGIFFFLVGLFASGPIVSLFGDFPEEVMVLAIPGIKLFFIAYIFMGTNFVMMTYYQSIGQIRMATWITASREIVILLILLAIMPRLFGLTGVWLAIPVSELIVLLTIFYYHRKWNS